A region of the Anomalospiza imberbis isolate Cuckoo-Finch-1a 21T00152 chromosome 11, ASM3175350v1, whole genome shotgun sequence genome:
ACACACAGCTGCTCACAGGAAAGGGTTTTCAAACTGCTCATTCCACCTTAACCATTTAAAGGTATTCTGCTGACAAATGAGTTAGCAATGAAAGCAACACCAAAGACAGATTTTCCTCCTGTGAGACAAAAAGATGATTGTCTCACTGCTGATAAATGAGAGACCAAAgttcttctgctttgttttcagtCTTCTCATCTACTTCTCTCTTAGCCAAGCCTAATGAATTTTGACTGTTAACTGGAATGTTCTCTCAATACCTTTTTCTCAGTTTTGTACTTCAAATAGAGCTTATGCTTAAAAGTTGCATATACATTTTTACAACTTATGATTTACACCAACTTTAATGAAAATCCCACTAAAGGAAGAAGTGCAGAAGGGAGTTAATGGAAGCCTGAGGAAAGCTTATGCAAAAGTTAAGGTTATTAAGTTACAGTTTGAAATTTTGATACCACCATGATATCAATATAATTCAAGTTCTTTGGGCACTTAGCATAAAACCACATTCAAAACATAAATTTGACACCATACTAGGAACTATCATTACTATTTATTACTGCATTTGTAGGGTTGAAATATTTGATTTTCACTTCATCCATAGGATCCCCTGAACCTGATTAAGGAAAACACTTTGACAGAAAGTTGTGGGGTTTCTTTAAACTCTTGTTTTAAAGATACTCTTGAGCAATATCAAGAAGGGGTCCTTGTCCAGATACCAGGACACATTTTTCATGATAACTCTTGAACATCCGCAgaggactgtgtgacatcagcACTTGATCTTGGGAAATCTGTTTgggatttaaaaacaaaatgagtctgttgtttttcaaagtagttGTTTATACATAGATTCGATTAACAGATGTGACAGATTCCAGGAATTACACAACAATCAGCATTTTCTCCTTTCACAAATGATGTATTGATAATATGCCAGAAAAAAATACCTTACTGACAAATTATCATACATCTCCCTTTCAGCTTCCAGCTTGATTAAAGATGAACAAGCCTTTCTCTCCTGATTTTATAAAATCACCAAATTAATTTGGAAGCAAACAGGGAAGGAGAATCAGACCTGGTTCCAATTGTGGGCCCTTTGCTAAACTGCAGCTCTGATTTAATTGTACCAGATTATCACCTTCTTTTAGTTTACATATCCCCACCCCTTCAACAGGACAGGTAGTAACCAGTAAGACTATTATTCTGGAAAGATGCTCCTGTGGATCCCTACTTACCATCTTTCCAAAGAAATACCTTTATCTTTACTATTGGAAAAACCAGTGTCTTTACCAGTAGAAAAGCCATTAGCTTTGGACTGCATTTTTTACTTTCAGCAAAGCATGTCAGAGGGCTTAAGGGAAAAGCAGACCTGGTGAACTGAGCAGCATTTAATGGAAGATAATACACCTGACACATTCAACATGCTAATGAAATAAATGGGATTTAGGTGACTCACTGGAACCCCCAGTAGGTGAGACAACTGGTCAGCTTTTTTCTGACGCAGGCAGTCACCGGCGTTGGTGACAAAGACCACGGGCACCAGGAACTGTCCCTGAGGGTTGACCAGCTTTTGAAAGGCTGTTCTGGCAGCAGGAATGGGGGTCCTCCCCCGCACCAGCACCCCATCAATGTCAAAGAGAAATCCAAAGGATGGCAGCACgctgagctggaaggagggatgAAATCAAAGTGTACATCAGTTATGCCTGTCCTTGCACATATTTAATAGAGTTTGCAGCAGCTAAAATCCCCTGAGAACAGACACCTCCAGTGAGAGCAGGGGATCTATAACACTGCACATCTTAATGTGCCTTACAGGCACATCTTCATGCTAAAAACATGTTGATACAAGGAGCACCACAACTCCCTCTGCCTTATGCATACAGACTCATGAAAGCTATTTTGCCTTACAAATAGTTCCAGACTGTTTCAGAAGAtagggaaaaattaatttaaactgaTGCCAAAAGGTACAAAATACATGCTGCTGTGCCAGTGGGTCACTTTAATGGCTTGACCCCCACAGAATACTAACAAAATATGCAAAATTAACTTTTTCAGCAGTAGGCAGGTCTTGGACACAAGTATTGTATTTGGCTGCTCCCTTACAAGGTGTTTGTAGTAAAACTGTTCTGTTCCACAAGAGTTTGATTACAGCCAAGTGACTGCTGTGCTTCTACACATGGCTTCAGTCCTAGTTTCACATAGGGCAGACTAACTGGGAAAGTCAGCACCTCCTCACACCAAGATGCTGCTCGAGTCACTAAAATGTATCTCCTTGCCTGCCTTGGAGGCAGTGAAGAGCTGGACTTGGTGAGCCCCGCAAGGAGAGTGAGGAAGGATGAGCTGGGTGATAAGGGCAAGgagcagagacagagagaggaCTGTCGAGCAATGAAACTGTTACTggatcaggctggaaaagcacaGAATAAAACCTATCATCTAAGGCTCATTTCTCTCCCAAGCCTAAAGCAGAAACCAGGAGCCTTGGGATTTATGGTGAGTGATGAAAAGGGAAGGGTTAAGGGCCGAGGTTGAGCACGATGAGGGGGACTGCAGCCATGGGACGTGGGACAGCCTTTGCTACCGGAGCTGGCTCGGGGCACGCACCCACAGCCACTGTGTCGCCTGTGCAGGAGAAGGGCACTCAAGCAGCACTTTGTTCCAAATCACTTATTCACCCACCACATttttgctgcagctgggcacagcacagggacaggcactgctgggaatggggatgcAGCTCAAACAACAGCGGAAATCCGCCCCCCTAGGCAGCCCGAGTTAATACCGTCAACACTGTAAATATATTGCATTCCCATTCATTTAAATTAGGCTGGGTTTTTGTCTTTACATGCAAGAACTCCCCCTgaagccttctcctctctcctctgtaGAATCATCACCCTTTTAATTTAAAGAACAAAACCCCTGAAGTCCTTGTCTCCACATAGCCTGCACCCGTTTCAGGAAAGCTATGTCAGAAATAACCCAACTgctgcagagatgctgctgaaGGCTTGCTAATAAATGTATAGCAGTCTTCCCAGGCTTTGCGAATGGGTGCATGAAACTGCTGAAACTATAGTGGTATTGGAATAATTCTGTAGCAGATGCGATTCTTTACGTTAATTTTGTAACATACAAATAACAGATGTTTAGATAACAGATTACAAACGGCAATTTTACAGCGAGTAACACtagcaggaagaaaaagaaagtattaaAGGGGAAAAAGCACTAAGGGAAGAACTGAACATATATATATGATAGATACAATGATAGAGGTCATGATGTTAACAgctttgtttcccttttgaCTGTAAAGAAATTGTTGGTGACAGGAGTGCTGTGCCGCGCTGCCCAACCACAGGGACAGAGCCGGCAGTGGTCGGAACGAGTTTCCCTCGTTCGCTCTGTAAGACCAGAGCACACGCAGCCCCGGGACAGGAATTGCGGCCAGCAGTGCCCGGGAAATCCGTCCCGGCGTCCCGGGGAAGCGAGGATGTCCCCGGGCATCCCCAGCCCCGGGCACGGCGGGTGGCCCGGCCGCGCTccgccgcgccccgcgcccGTTTCGCTTTCTCTGCTccccggcccgcccgccccgggccccggccccgctcaccGCGCTGTGCCCGCTCCGCCCGGCCAAGGGGCCGCACAGCCCCCGGgccgccgggagccgcggcgggcgggcggccccGAGCAGGGcgcggagcggcggcagcgcccggcgcATGGCGAGCGGAGTGCGGGGCCGGCaaccgccccgcccggcccggcgtGAGCTCACGGGGCAGCGTCACACGCGTCACGGGCCAACGTCAGCCCCGGCCAGCGGAGCAGCGCCCGGCGACATCTCCCGCGCCTTGCCGGGGCTCCGCGCCCGGcgagccccgcgccgccgccgccgctcccccgcCGCTCGGCCCCTCCGGCTCACGGCGGCAGGCAGCAGGGCGAACAGCAGTCAGGACGCCATTCCGGCCGAGGAGAtcactatttttaaatttagtaaCAGATCACAGGAAACATTCTGTCTGGTTCTGCCTGGCCAAGGGATgaggggactggagcatctctcttacgAGGGAGCTGGGCATGTCCGGCCTGAGTGGGAAGCCAAGAGGATGGAGCAGGCTCTGCTTGGTGGCGCCAAGCGCTCGGACACGAGGAACGGGcagtgttataaatgaaaaatgatccagccaaattaaaaaaataaaaataatttattttagcaatagagatctaactagccagccacacggaaaaggacagtgccgagcccgggatcagcgctgggtgcaagacacagagatcagcctcagcagaggtttcactctatgcccccacaccaccatcctggtacaagccatttttatagggaaaattttgcctgaggccaggatttcggcattcagtcctttgtttcattcaaagtcccataagttgatgagatttccttctcggcgacaaggcagagaaattcaaagtctggtgtcgtggaaactcttgatgaaatttaggGGAACggagtattcacatgtatcggcccgggggggggatgttcctgatgatGATCAGCGCCTGAGTGTCTCCATGTCgcttcagataaggcccatctcctggtgagctacatccccttgcttgtaaatcaggttttaacacacactcagttttgcctgagaagggaggCATTtaatgccaaagggtacatCCATCAATTTTTaacattatataaatatatatttaaaaaatggcgtgaattatacctgttacatataacaggCAGGAACTGATGCCcaggaagaacttcttccctGTGCAGCGACTGAGCGCTGGagcagattgtccagagagggtGCGGAGTTGTCGCACTTGAGCTACCCCAGAAGTGTCTGGACAAATCCTGTGCCCTGGaatggctctgctggagcagggaggttggaccagatgccccacagtggtcccttccagactgacccattctgtgattcatctTTTGGGAAAAAGCCTAACATGCACAAACACCACAGTGCCTCAGCTCTGCACCCCTGGAGCTACACTTGAAAGTGAGACAAGCAGCATAAAATGTCATTAGTTAATGGATATTCTGCAAAGCTGTCTCTGTTTATCTTGCTCATCTGCTAATGGAGATTAGGTAATTCCACTTATTTCCTAGTGCTGCCAACAAATATTCCTCAGCACCCCTCTGACTGTGAGGAGAAACTGATCCTTCAGCAACTGCACTGCACTCACCAGGACACAGAACAGGGAAGGTGGCcttccatctgcaccactgacGTGGCTAGCATTAAATGAAACACACAAATGCATTTCTAAGAGACAAAAGCAGACCCAAATCGATGCATCAGACAGAACAATTAGAGAGCTTAAGCCAGGATCACACACAGGGCAGAACTCTGAAGCAGGCATGTATGAATACATGGAGTACTTGTTCTATAACCTGGATGTGTTCAGGGCTGAGGCATTCCAGAGATGGTGTGAGCCATGAGGCTGGCAGCACACacacatcccagcacagctgtgcacTCAGAGTTGAGGCAGAGCCTGCCCACTGCCCCATTCTCCAGGACAAACAGGATCCATTTCCTGGCTGTGACCACAGCAGCTTCCCCACCCTGACTCCACCAGCAatcccacagcctggcaggaCACAGGCATTTTGCTATATAGACACTGTGGGAAAAAATTACTCTGCAATTTGTTCCCTCAGATGCAGCCAAGAGCATTCAGCTCAGAAATGCTTCACACTCGGAGCTACAGAGAGAGGACCCggcccagcagggccaggcagcaGCCAGTTTGCCTTGCAGTTACACACTGCAGTTTCGTGCAtttattccttttctctgctgGTTGGCAGAGATCAGCCCTGTCTTATAAACTTGCCTTTTACATCATGATGTTGGTCATACTCCTTTGAACATGAATGTCTATTACAatcctgttatttttttctcattctttcaaTTTAATCTGCTTTTGTATTTCTGTTATCATCACTCTCTCCCTGATCTGCCTTTACCCTTGTGTGATCTTTTATAGATTCAGAGTGACACAAGGGATCTACCACTGGTATTACCAAGTCCTCAGACTGTATCAGGCCATAAGAATTAGCTGGTTTTTCCCCTGCTTAAATCTAGTTTGGTTATCTCCAGTATATAGTTAAGCAAATGTACAACAAATTATTATAAGCCATAAAGACattgtttgctgctttcttacaaagcagagaaagctgcactgctgccaggaagagagaagaatgtgTTTGTGATGTTAGTTGTCTGCTTGCTACCAATAAGTGggcttttgttttttggtttttttttcaggttttaattTGGCAGCTATGCTTTCCactttttcaattatttttttcttttttctttttttttttttttttttttttgtttgatcaCTTCATCAAGTAACACAAAGCTTGTCTATAATTTAGAGCTTTGATTGTTCTGGAGTGGATTATTCACAACAGATTGAAATAGATAAATACTGAGAGCATCCAGAAATGCTGAACAGTCCCAGCCTTGGCTGCTCAATACTCTGTTCCTTGGACAGAAATTCTCCATGCCTGCAGATGTCCACCTTCAAATGCCATTCATTCAGACCTGTACAACAATACTAGTCATCCATAGGACTTAGACCAGGCTCTACCTTGCCTCCTGTCCCAGGATTCACGAGGCAAGAGCAGTAGTGGATGCAGAGCTTCAAATCCCTACAGGGATGGCTGTCTATGATCCCAATCTTTGGCTACCATTAAGGAATCATCACAATCCTTTGAGCTAGAATAAAACAGGTATCAGGTTGTAAAtaagttttaataaaaatatttgaacaaGGTATTGCAAAGTTTTTTACAGTAGCTGCTGGAATATCCAGCATTTAAGCAATCCATCCAGGCACAGTTACAAACCACAAAATAGGTGACAGGTTTTAGACATTGCATGTGTTTGAGAAAGAATCAAATCTCCTCCAAAGTCACTCCTAAGATCTGCCCAAACTAAGCAGGTGTAATAGTGTGAGTTACTTCTCAGCTCAAGAATACCCAGCACGAGAAGCTGTGCACACTTACAGTCAGGACAGAGCAGAGAGGATTGCAGGAACACTGTGGGTTTTCTTCCAGGATTTAGGAGCTCACTGGGTGTGGTTCTATGTGTAAGAGGCCCCACTGCACAGACCCCTTCCCAAACTGAAAGCACTGAAGACAGCTGTTAGATGCACAGGCAAGTTCACCAAGGTTTGAGCTTTTCCAGCACTGGAGTACAAGTCATCCTAGTGGAGAAACCAGAACGATGGCTCTCCTTCTGCACACCACACTGTAATCCCAGCAGTCTGCTCCACATCCAAAGGAACTTCCACAGCTAAAACCCACTGCTACCAGAACTTAGGAACCTGCTGCTTTCAGAGGGATTACACACAAACCAGGACACTGGTGCACTGTTACAATCCTAGAAGTGTCTTTGCCTCCTCGCTCTGTGCCAGGAGGGTTTCGCTGGCATActtctggagcagctccatcttCTTTCTTCGTACAAGAGCTTCCTCAATCTGCAGAGATACAAACAGGGCGGAATCAGCTCAGTTGAGATGCTGAAACCTCAGATAATCAGCTATAGCACACTTCCTAATTTATGGAATACTTAGGAAGGTTTTGGGAATTCACAGGTGAAAAGGGTTATAGCATTTGCAAGAGGATTAAAAAGCTGCAGGGTCAAGTAATAGAAATCACAAATTTAGGGCACTTTTACTGATGACCTGATGTAAATTAAGATGTGTCTTGCAAAAGCCAGTGTGCATCTCTGCAGCTGAGTGCTGTTATGTCTTACCTCCTGTTGAGTTGGCACTGGGACATGTGCAATAAATTTCTGTTGGCCGTCTTCACCTTCTCTCTCCTTGCCACCTTCCTCATCAGActaaaaagtgaaagaaatcaCATCAGGGTTATTTTCTATAGAGGTCATAAAAACCcccttttttcttcagaaggaACAAAGCATGGTCAACACTACACAGGAATGAGTGAAAAGGACCCAGCACAAAAGAACACAAGGATCACATGCAGATCCTGCTCCTTGACATTTTCAGCATTACTGCTTCCATTTCTCATATGGCCTTTGCTCTGCTGTGGCACAGGCATGAATGCAAAGCTCTATTTCCTCCCCTTCCATAACTCTGCCTGCCACAGCAAAGCGGTGAACAGAAGAAGAGCCAGCTATGCAAGAAGACAGCAAGTGCTTTACAAATAGGGGTACCACTTCCCTGTACAGCTCTGTACTGCTTTGGTCCCACACCTAAGAGCTGGGCTCATGAACCATGGgatcacagaaataaaataggTACTGCTGGAGCGACCAGATCATCTGATGGATTCCTCCTTTTTATTCTTGAGCTTAACCACTTAGATACAGACTGAGAAATGAGAACTTGTTTCCAGTACCTTTCTCCAGATCTCACtgggagcaggaagaagaaacagCCATGTCACAGCAGTGACACCAGCACCAGCAAAGCCCTGCAGCATCATAATTCAAGTGTAAACAAGACCCTGCACCCCTTGGGTTTTCACAGTGGCAGTGTGACATTATCCTGTCCCCAAAGCTGCTTGTGCTGTTACTGAGGCAGGCTGTACTCAGGAGCCAGACTGAGCAGAGTTACCAACACACCACCTGACAAAAACAGTGCCACTTAAATCACAGCAAGGTGTTTCTCACTCCAGTGAAAGGTCTGTCCTCACCTGCCAGCCTCCAGCACTCCCTAAGCTTGGGCCAAGTGCACTCCCCTACTACTGATTCTTACTAAAATGTGTAGTGGTCCAGGTGGGGAGAGGGGCAGGACAGCAGCAGACGGGTCCTTGCCAGAGTAATGACATGTCCAAGAAGGAAGCACAGAAGACACATGAAAAGTGACATCACCTGAGCCACCCCCTACCTCTTCCTCATGGACAGCATAgatgttttcttcctcctcctcctcacctctTGCAAGTCGTGCttctctctccatcttccatTTTTCCACTGCTTCTGCTATAACTGGGGAGCAAAGGAAAATGGCAAGTGTGGCTGAGAGCCAGTCAGAGCAGCATGGTCTTAGTGCCAGAGCTTTTCCAATGGACTTAAACTTCTTGCCTAAATCCTCTACATCAGAAAAAAAGGTGCCTTAACTTCAGAGTCCATCATCATCCCTTcctgggctgctctgtgcaggtTTGGAATCTCACATACCTTTCTTCTCATGTTCTTGCTCCAGGGGCTCCAGAATGCCATCATCTTCATCCCTGTAGCCATAGTACTCGGCGTCAATGTCCTTCATAAGCTCAGCCCGGGTCTTCCGTGGGGGTGGCAGGGCTGCAACAACACCACAGTCACCCACCAGGTCACCTCCATCACCTGCTGAGTGTCCCCAGCTtgtccccaccctcacagcacccagagctgcctcACGCCAGCCAACGTGAGCACgatggagctgctgccagcactgggagcactggtgtCACCCTCTGGCTGCACAGACCAATTCCAGTACATCACCCAATGGTTTCCCCACATCCTGGAGTACCTCCCATAATTTGTCTTTGCCTCACTTTCAGGCCCAAGCAATTCCTACTCATTCCATGAGTTTCATCCCCTTACATCAGTTTTTTATTATGAAAACTCATCCTTGCTTCTAAAATTATGTTCAACCCAACCTTCCCTTTTTCTAGTCCTGAACTCTGAGTACCATTTACAACTTCTCAATAAAGTTTGCCTCTTATGCTGGCAAGTTTCTATAGGCCATCAGTCCTTACCATTTGGAATTCCCAGTAAAAACCAGTGTACTCCTTACTACATTTCCTTAGTTAGAGAAAACCAAAGGTGCTCTAGCATTTAATTAATTACCTGTGCTCAGTTTTTCACTGAGCTGACATAGGACATTCAGAAATGCTGTTACCAGCACTCCCcacaaaccacaacagcatttTACTCAAGATATTCTATTACACAGATTCATGTCTGAGAAGAGCTGCTCTTTACTTACGTTCCTTTTCAAAAAGCTCTCTAACTCCTGGCAAATCCTTTGCAGCCCCAAAGTATTTGTAGCCTCTGTTTCCTGGAACCTCTTTCCCTTCATGATCTAACATTTTTGGGCCAATcctctgaaaaataaacagagttCATAGTTTAAAACTTTCTTCTAACACAGGCAAACATTTTAGGGGCTGAATAAAAATAACACTGGCCCAGTCATCCATGGCTAACTAAATGTTATGCATTTTTCTCAGCAGTCAGTTCACTTGTAAGCAGAACAACCATGCAGTACAACATATTCCACACTTACAGCATAATCTGGACCTCCCAGCTCCTTTATTCTGTATTCCCAGTGACCTTTCTCCCTCAGAAGTTTGTTTATTTCATCATTCAGGTCCCGAATTCTGAATTCACCCAATCCAGCtgttagagaggaaaaaaaaaaaaacaacaataaatcAGGCAGCTCAGGGAAACACCGGAGGAATTTCAGAATTTATGCAATGGAAACAGCATAGTTCACATGAAATGGGATTTTCAGTGTAACTGCTTATGACtacatattgaaaaaaataaaacataaagaaaTCTTACCATTTTGGATCTGTGCCACTTTCTTGGAAATCTCCCCAATGATCTAGTCAAATAAGAACACAGAAATTCATTTCTAAATCAGTGGAGGGAACTAAGGAGACAGAGCCAGATTGTTTAAGAAGTGCATGGCAATAGGACAAGTAGCAATAAAATACAAATGGAAACTGGAGAAATTCTGATTAAATTCAAGGGTAAAGAAATCATTAGGAAGATAatcaaacactggaacaaaAAACCCGGAATCTAAATCCCTGAAGGTGCTGAAGACTCAGCAGGACATGGCCTTGCAGCAACCTGACATGGTAGGAGCTACTTTGAACACTGAGCTGTGTGCTCACACAATCTCAGAAAATGTTCTGTGATTTAACTGTCAGGGTACTGACAAGTGTGGAAAACCCCTTGTAAGCAGGCTGAAGTGTAAAGTTCTACTTCCTAGAGAATTAGAAAATCCACAGGTTGCCATTACCTGTCTCCTCCATTTCTCAGCTTTGGGCAGCTCATTACACTCTGATGCAAGGAAAGGCCTTCGCTCCTGTTGGACAGAAAACCACACACATCAAACTCAGCTGAGCACTGACACACAGCATTTCACACTGGCTTTACTGCTCCATTAATGCCCAATTATGCTACCaagctccagggccttctgcTCCCACACATTTTTAGTAAGTGGAGAATAATAATGACTTACAGCCCTAACAAGTTAAACTATCAAGGACTACAAAGACCTACTCAAATCCACTTTATCCAAACCAAAATCTCTCAcctgtttttttcaaaacaccCCATAGTCCTCTCCAATACAGCAAATGTTCCATTCAGGACAGTTTCACCATTTTCAGCACACACAACCTCCTTAAGGTTAAGCTTTTCTCAACTGCTACTACTaaataatgtaatttatttCCAGTTTATACAGAGTACCTTCTCAACTT
Encoded here:
- the ISY1 gene encoding pre-mRNA-splicing factor ISY1 homolog isoform X4 gives rise to the protein MARNAEKAMTALARFRQAQLEEGKVKERRPFLASECNELPKAEKWRRQIIGEISKKVAQIQNAGLGEFRIRDLNDEINKLLREKGHWEYRIKELGGPDYARIGPKMLDHEGKEVPGNRGYKYFGAAKDLPGVRELFEKEPLPPPRKTRAELMKDIDAEYYGYRDEDDGILEPLEQEHEKKVIAEAVEKWKMEREARLARGEEEEEENIYAVHEEESDEEGGKEREGEDGQQKFIAHVPVPTQQEIEEALVRRKKMELLQKYASETLLAQSEEAKTLLGL